In Populus trichocarpa isolate Nisqually-1 chromosome 16, P.trichocarpa_v4.1, whole genome shotgun sequence, a genomic segment contains:
- the LOC18106070 gene encoding uncharacterized protein LOC18106070 isoform X3, which produces MKPRQEQEEDEERLRQRKLEESLEIKSLRRIVSAYLNYPEAAEEDVKRYERSFRKLPPSHKALLSHYPLKFQSLRRCISINSYFIFNMLQAFEPPLDMSQDIDDSGELHFEWPPNDGNVCSHESTTARGSCSKLDEACCGESSNVMSKLAEGLTANEEVQIEGCHGSDTGSCLAGEENNKMTAECCGNHVSDSNGNVPSSPRDWLDPSFQLHVPLVDVDKVRCILRNIVRDWAAEGQKERDQCYKPILEELNSLFPSRCNKSPPTCLVPGAGFGRLALEISCLGFVSQGNEFSYYMMICSSFILNQTQNAGEWTIYPWIHSNCNSLSDSDQLRPVSFPDIHPASAGITEGFSMCGGDFVEVYSDPSQVED; this is translated from the exons atgaagcctcgtcaagaacaagaagaagacgaagaacgACTTCGTCaaagaaaacttgaagaatCCCTTGAAATAAAATCTCTCCGGCGCATAGTCAGTGCCTACCTTAA TTATCCAGAGGCAGCAGAAGAGGATGTGAAAAGATACGAAAGATCGTTTAGGAAGCTTCCTCCTTCTCACAAA gCTTTGTTATCACACTACCCTTTGAAGTTTCAAAGTCTAAGAAG GTGTATTTCTATAAATTcgtatttcatatttaatatgCTTCAG GCATTTGAGCCACCCCTGGATATGAGCCAGGACATTGATGACTCTGGGGAATTGCACTTTGAATGGCCACCAAATGATGGGAATGTTTGCTCTCATGAGTCTACCACAGCTAGGGGAAGTTGTTCCAAACTTGATGAAGCTTGCTGTGGAGAATCAAGCAATGTGATGAGCAAACTAGCAGAGGGTTTGACGGCCAATGAG GAAGTGCAAATTGAAGGTTGTCATGGGTCTGATACTGGGAGCTGTCTGGCAGGcgaggaaaataacaaaatgacaGCTGAATGTTGTGGGAATCATGTTTCTGATTCCAATGGAAAT GTCCCGTCATCACCTCGTGATTGGTTGGATCCATCATTTCAGTTGCATGTTCCCCTGGTTGATGTTGATAAG GTCCGTTGTATACTAAGAAACATAGTAAGAGACTGGGCAGCAGAG GGACAGAAAGAACGTGATCAGTGCTACAAGCCTATTCTTGAAGAGCTCAATTCTTTATTCCCTAGTCGTTGCAACAAAAG TCCCCCTACATGTTTAGTTCCTGGTGCTGGTTTTGGGCGTCTGGCCTTGGAGATTTCATGTTTGG GTTTCGTGAGCCAGGGAAATGAATTTTCATACTACATGATGATATGCTCAAGTTTTATTCTTAATCA GACCCAGAATGCAGGGGAATGGACTATATATCCTTGGATCCATAGCAATTGCAATTCACTTTCAGACAGTGACCAACTCCGTCCTGTTTCATTTCCAGATATTCATCCAGCAAG TGCAGGGATTACTGAAGGATTCTCCATGTGTGGTGGTGACTTTGTTGAAGTCTATAGTGATCCAAGTCAAGTAG AAGACTAG
- the LOC18108713 gene encoding 7-deoxyloganetin glucosyltransferase isoform X1 gives MGSISKPHVVVIPCPLQGHIKTMLKLAKLLHYKGLHITFVSTEFNHKRFLRSRGPHALDDLPGFHFRTIPDGLPPSDIDATQDIPSLCHAMNKNFLAPFKDLLLQLKNTISENNPPITCIVSDPFAPFSIKAGEEVGLPVVMYATMNACGYMGFKQLYALRKKGFTPIKDLSNLSNGYLETKVDWAPGMKDVRLKDFPFIQTTDPDEVVFNFVIGVAETSVKARAIAFHTFDALEPEVLDGLSTIFPRVYSIGPLQLLLNQFEEDGLKSIGYSLWKEDHECLQWLETKEPKSVVYVNFGSITVMTADQLVEFAMGLVNSNIPFLWIIRPDLVIGESAVLPAEFAEETEKRGFITSWCPQEEVLNHPAVGGFLTHSGWGSTIESLCAGVPMVCWPFFADQAMNCRYSCNEWGVGMEIGNNVKREEVEMLVKELMEGGKGEKMRGKAMEWKRLAEEAVGPEGTSSINLDKFIHEIISSNN, from the exons ATGGGATCCATTTCGAAGCCTCATGTTGTTGTGATCCCATGTCCACTCCAAGGTCATATAAAGACTATGCTTAAACTTGCGAAGCTTCTTCACTACAAAGGTCTTCACATCACGTTTGTCAGCACAGAATTCAATCACAAACGTTTCCTTAGGTCAAGAGGACCTCATGCCCTTGATGACTTGCCTGGCTTCCATTTTAGAACCATTCCCGATGGTCTCCCTCCTTCAGATATTGACGCCACCCAAGACATTCCTTCTCTTTGTCATGCCATGAACAAGAATTTCTTAGCACCCTTTAAAGATCTTCTTTTACAACTCAAAAATACCATATCGGAGAACAACCCTCCGATTACCTGCATTGTTTCTGATCCTTTTGCTCCATTCTCCATCAAAGCTGGGGAAGAAGTTGGTCTTCCAGTTGTGATGTATGCCACTATGAATGCATGTGGCTATATGGGATTTAAACAGCTCTATGCTCTCAGAAAGAAAGGCTTCACCCCCATCAAAG ATTTGAGCAATCTAAGCAACGGCTATCTTGAGACAAAAGTAGACTGGGCTCCTGGTATGAAAGACGTTCGTCTTAAAGATTTTCCATTTATTCAAACAACAGATCCAGATGAAGTTGTATTTAACTTTGTCATTGGGGTTGCTGAGACTTCTGTTAAAGCTCGTGCAATTGCTTTTCATACTTTTGACGCCTTGGAACCAGAAGTTTTAGATGGCCTTTCCACTATTTTCCCTCGAGTTTATTCCATCGGTCCACTCCAGTTACTCCTAAATCAATTCGAAGAAGATGGCTTGAAGTCTATTGGTTACAGTCTGTGGAAAGAAGACCATGAGTGTCTCCAATGGCTGGAAACAAAGGAACCCAAATCAGTGGTGTACGTGAATTTTGGAAGCATAACAGTGATGACAGCTGATCAACTGGTGGAGTTTGCAATGGGATTAGTTAATAGTAATATCCCATTCTTGTGGATTATAAGGCCAGATTTGGTCATCGGTGAATCAGCTGTTTTACCAGCTGAATTTGCAGAGGAAACTGAAAAGCGAGGCTTTATTACAAGTTGGTGTCCACAAGAGGAAGTGCTTAACCATCCAGCAGTTGGAGGGTTTCTAACTCATAGTGGCTGGGGTTCAACCATTGAGAGCTTGTGTGCTGGTGTTCCAATGGTGTGTTGGCCCTTCTTCGCTGATCAAGCAATGAACTGTAGATATAGCTGCAATGAATGGGGAGTTGGAATGGAGATTGGTAATAACGTCAAGAGGGAAGAAGTGGAGATGCTGGTGAAGGAGCTAATGGAAGGGGGAAAGGGTGAGAAAATGAGGGGAAAGGCTATGGAGTGGAAAAGATTGGCTGAAGAAGCTGTTGGGCCAGAGGGTACATCATCCATTAATTTGGACAAGTTCATCCATGAAATAATCTCTTCAAACAATTAG
- the LOC18106070 gene encoding uncharacterized protein LOC18106070 isoform X1, which produces MKPRQEQEEDEERLRQRKLEESLEIKSLRRIVSAYLNYPEAAEEDVKRYERSFRKLPPSHKALLSHYPLKFQSLRRCISINSYFIFNMLQAFEPPLDMSQDIDDSGELHFEWPPNDGNVCSHESTTARGSCSKLDEACCGESSNVMSKLAEGLTANEEVQIEGCHGSDTGSCLAGEENNKMTAECCGNHVSDSNGNVPSSPRDWLDPSFQLHVPLVDVDKVRCILRNIVRDWAAEGQKERDQCYKPILEELNSLFPSRCNKSPPTCLVPGAGFGRLALEISCLGFVSQGNEFSYYMMICSSFILNQTQNAGEWTIYPWIHSNCNSLSDSDQLRPVSFPDIHPASAGITEGFSMCGGDFVEVYSDPSQVGVWDAVVTCFFIDTAHNIVEYIEIISRILKDGGVWINLGPLLYHFADMYGQEDNRYFAAFWTMRKKSAAVEKHST; this is translated from the exons atgaagcctcgtcaagaacaagaagaagacgaagaacgACTTCGTCaaagaaaacttgaagaatCCCTTGAAATAAAATCTCTCCGGCGCATAGTCAGTGCCTACCTTAA TTATCCAGAGGCAGCAGAAGAGGATGTGAAAAGATACGAAAGATCGTTTAGGAAGCTTCCTCCTTCTCACAAA gCTTTGTTATCACACTACCCTTTGAAGTTTCAAAGTCTAAGAAG GTGTATTTCTATAAATTcgtatttcatatttaatatgCTTCAG GCATTTGAGCCACCCCTGGATATGAGCCAGGACATTGATGACTCTGGGGAATTGCACTTTGAATGGCCACCAAATGATGGGAATGTTTGCTCTCATGAGTCTACCACAGCTAGGGGAAGTTGTTCCAAACTTGATGAAGCTTGCTGTGGAGAATCAAGCAATGTGATGAGCAAACTAGCAGAGGGTTTGACGGCCAATGAG GAAGTGCAAATTGAAGGTTGTCATGGGTCTGATACTGGGAGCTGTCTGGCAGGcgaggaaaataacaaaatgacaGCTGAATGTTGTGGGAATCATGTTTCTGATTCCAATGGAAAT GTCCCGTCATCACCTCGTGATTGGTTGGATCCATCATTTCAGTTGCATGTTCCCCTGGTTGATGTTGATAAG GTCCGTTGTATACTAAGAAACATAGTAAGAGACTGGGCAGCAGAG GGACAGAAAGAACGTGATCAGTGCTACAAGCCTATTCTTGAAGAGCTCAATTCTTTATTCCCTAGTCGTTGCAACAAAAG TCCCCCTACATGTTTAGTTCCTGGTGCTGGTTTTGGGCGTCTGGCCTTGGAGATTTCATGTTTGG GTTTCGTGAGCCAGGGAAATGAATTTTCATACTACATGATGATATGCTCAAGTTTTATTCTTAATCA GACCCAGAATGCAGGGGAATGGACTATATATCCTTGGATCCATAGCAATTGCAATTCACTTTCAGACAGTGACCAACTCCGTCCTGTTTCATTTCCAGATATTCATCCAGCAAG TGCAGGGATTACTGAAGGATTCTCCATGTGTGGTGGTGACTTTGTTGAAGTCTATAGTGATCCAAGTCAAGTAG GAGTTTGGGATGCAGttgtaacttgtttttttattgatacgGCACACAATATTGTTGAATACATTGAAATCATATCAAGGATTTTGAAAGATGGGGGG GTTTGGATAAATCTGGGACCACTCCTGTATCATTTTGCAGACATGTATGGACAAGAAGAT AACCGATACTTTGCTGCATTCTGGACAATGAGAAAGAAATCGGCAGCGGTGGAAAAGCATTCAACATGA
- the LOC18106070 gene encoding uncharacterized protein LOC18106070 isoform X2, translated as MKPRQEQEEDEERLRQRKLEESLEIKSLRRIVSAYLNYPEAAEEDVKRYERSFRKLPPSHKALLSHYPLKFQSLRRCISINSYFIFNMLQAFEPPLDMSQDIDDSGELHFEWPPNDGNVCSHESTTARGSCSKLDEACCGESSNVMSKLAEGLTANEEVQIEGCHGSDTGSCLAGEENNKMTAECCGNHVSDSNGNVPSSPRDWLDPSFQLHVPLVDVDKVRCILRNIVRDWAAEGQKERDQCYKPILEELNSLFPSRCNKSPPTCLVPGAGFGRLALEISCLGFVSQGNEFSYYMMICSSFILNQTQNAGEWTIYPWIHSNCNSLSDSDQLRPVSFPDIHPASAGITEGFSMCGGDFVEVYSDPSQVGVWDAVVTCFFIDTAHNIVEYIEIISRILKDGGTCMDKKITDTLLHSGQ; from the exons atgaagcctcgtcaagaacaagaagaagacgaagaacgACTTCGTCaaagaaaacttgaagaatCCCTTGAAATAAAATCTCTCCGGCGCATAGTCAGTGCCTACCTTAA TTATCCAGAGGCAGCAGAAGAGGATGTGAAAAGATACGAAAGATCGTTTAGGAAGCTTCCTCCTTCTCACAAA gCTTTGTTATCACACTACCCTTTGAAGTTTCAAAGTCTAAGAAG GTGTATTTCTATAAATTcgtatttcatatttaatatgCTTCAG GCATTTGAGCCACCCCTGGATATGAGCCAGGACATTGATGACTCTGGGGAATTGCACTTTGAATGGCCACCAAATGATGGGAATGTTTGCTCTCATGAGTCTACCACAGCTAGGGGAAGTTGTTCCAAACTTGATGAAGCTTGCTGTGGAGAATCAAGCAATGTGATGAGCAAACTAGCAGAGGGTTTGACGGCCAATGAG GAAGTGCAAATTGAAGGTTGTCATGGGTCTGATACTGGGAGCTGTCTGGCAGGcgaggaaaataacaaaatgacaGCTGAATGTTGTGGGAATCATGTTTCTGATTCCAATGGAAAT GTCCCGTCATCACCTCGTGATTGGTTGGATCCATCATTTCAGTTGCATGTTCCCCTGGTTGATGTTGATAAG GTCCGTTGTATACTAAGAAACATAGTAAGAGACTGGGCAGCAGAG GGACAGAAAGAACGTGATCAGTGCTACAAGCCTATTCTTGAAGAGCTCAATTCTTTATTCCCTAGTCGTTGCAACAAAAG TCCCCCTACATGTTTAGTTCCTGGTGCTGGTTTTGGGCGTCTGGCCTTGGAGATTTCATGTTTGG GTTTCGTGAGCCAGGGAAATGAATTTTCATACTACATGATGATATGCTCAAGTTTTATTCTTAATCA GACCCAGAATGCAGGGGAATGGACTATATATCCTTGGATCCATAGCAATTGCAATTCACTTTCAGACAGTGACCAACTCCGTCCTGTTTCATTTCCAGATATTCATCCAGCAAG TGCAGGGATTACTGAAGGATTCTCCATGTGTGGTGGTGACTTTGTTGAAGTCTATAGTGATCCAAGTCAAGTAG GAGTTTGGGATGCAGttgtaacttgtttttttattgatacgGCACACAATATTGTTGAATACATTGAAATCATATCAAGGATTTTGAAAGATGGGGGG ACATGTATGGACAAGAAGAT AACCGATACTTTGCTGCATTCTGGACAATGA
- the LOC18108713 gene encoding (R)-mandelonitrile beta-glucosyltransferase isoform X4, whose amino-acid sequence MPAFRQKFPSLNHTDLSNLSNGYLETKVDWAPGMKDVRLKDFPFIQTTDPDEVVFNFVIGVAETSVKARAIAFHTFDALEPEVLDGLSTIFPRVYSIGPLQLLLNQFEEDGLKSIGYSLWKEDHECLQWLETKEPKSVVYVNFGSITVMTADQLVEFAMGLVNSNIPFLWIIRPDLVIGESAVLPAEFAEETEKRGFITSWCPQEEVLNHPAVGGFLTHSGWGSTIESLCAGVPMVCWPFFADQAMNCRYSCNEWGVGMEIGNNVKREEVEMLVKELMEGGKGEKMRGKAMEWKRLAEEAVGPEGTSSINLDKFIHEIISSNN is encoded by the exons atgCCCGCGTTCCGACAAAAATTTCCAAGCTTAAATCACACAG ATTTGAGCAATCTAAGCAACGGCTATCTTGAGACAAAAGTAGACTGGGCTCCTGGTATGAAAGACGTTCGTCTTAAAGATTTTCCATTTATTCAAACAACAGATCCAGATGAAGTTGTATTTAACTTTGTCATTGGGGTTGCTGAGACTTCTGTTAAAGCTCGTGCAATTGCTTTTCATACTTTTGACGCCTTGGAACCAGAAGTTTTAGATGGCCTTTCCACTATTTTCCCTCGAGTTTATTCCATCGGTCCACTCCAGTTACTCCTAAATCAATTCGAAGAAGATGGCTTGAAGTCTATTGGTTACAGTCTGTGGAAAGAAGACCATGAGTGTCTCCAATGGCTGGAAACAAAGGAACCCAAATCAGTGGTGTACGTGAATTTTGGAAGCATAACAGTGATGACAGCTGATCAACTGGTGGAGTTTGCAATGGGATTAGTTAATAGTAATATCCCATTCTTGTGGATTATAAGGCCAGATTTGGTCATCGGTGAATCAGCTGTTTTACCAGCTGAATTTGCAGAGGAAACTGAAAAGCGAGGCTTTATTACAAGTTGGTGTCCACAAGAGGAAGTGCTTAACCATCCAGCAGTTGGAGGGTTTCTAACTCATAGTGGCTGGGGTTCAACCATTGAGAGCTTGTGTGCTGGTGTTCCAATGGTGTGTTGGCCCTTCTTCGCTGATCAAGCAATGAACTGTAGATATAGCTGCAATGAATGGGGAGTTGGAATGGAGATTGGTAATAACGTCAAGAGGGAAGAAGTGGAGATGCTGGTGAAGGAGCTAATGGAAGGGGGAAAGGGTGAGAAAATGAGGGGAAAGGCTATGGAGTGGAAAAGATTGGCTGAAGAAGCTGTTGGGCCAGAGGGTACATCATCCATTAATTTGGACAAGTTCATCCATGAAATAATCTCTTCAAACAATTAG